A genome region from Paradevosia shaoguanensis includes the following:
- a CDS encoding chemotaxis protein CheD, which produces MVATNSLPPEFDRGVVTTVHQGDCHVSKDMELTYSTVLGSCVSACVRDREARVGGMNHFLLAEPPNSGGDKFGASARYGAFAMEQLINMVLSRGTGRKTNLEIKVFGGGNINAALNDVGARNIEFVREFLANEGYALAGIDVGGTFARRVLFKPYSGRAFVKRLDSADNARIVNDELALVTRRAPVRAPVDDIELF; this is translated from the coding sequence ATGGTCGCTACAAATTCGCTGCCCCCGGAATTCGATCGCGGGGTGGTCACCACCGTTCATCAGGGCGACTGCCACGTCTCCAAGGATATGGAACTGACCTACTCGACGGTGCTCGGCTCGTGCGTTTCCGCCTGCGTGCGCGATCGCGAAGCCCGGGTTGGCGGCATGAACCATTTCCTTCTCGCCGAGCCGCCCAATTCCGGCGGCGACAAGTTCGGCGCCTCGGCGCGCTATGGCGCCTTCGCCATGGAACAGCTCATCAACATGGTCCTGTCGCGCGGCACCGGGCGCAAGACCAATCTCGAGATCAAGGTCTTCGGCGGCGGCAACATCAATGCGGCGCTTAACGATGTGGGCGCGCGCAATATCGAATTCGTCCGCGAATTCCTCGCCAATGAAGGCTATGCCCTGGCCGGCATCGATGTCGGCGGCACCTTCGCCCGCCGCGTGCTCTTCAAGCCCTATTCCGGCCGCGCCTTCGTCAAGCGCCTCGACAGCGCCGACAATGCCCGCATCGTCAACGACGAACTCGCCCTCGTCACCCGCCGCGCACCCGTCCGCGCCCCGGTCGACGACATCGAACTGTTCTAG
- a CDS encoding methyl-accepting chemotaxis protein, with the protein MQGQSGARPILVNAVWFGAVILAVAASLLFGPLAGVATALVLSLAAAFLLLAQWRHASQAARSEVARLRENVDRAHDRSSALLAGLAALDHPFLLSDADGTILAVSGGLAELAPTLVPGAKAGGFAAASGLVTLAGRRYQAHRSANAGGTALELVPAGHYIADDDLDAFGQALIGGQTGFRFEAGSVKASPALAVLNEGLEAIDRGVAGIGRLLQGEDIGPQRGNGGIDALANGVRDALLMLDGAREEEAQGREIAERKLHKVGELVEAYHQQAQRLAVTAAEARADAGKANASVAAGRDAASRARDTGKEVRSLAGNADQAARRTFAAIGGVDAVTTQIARMVNSIEDVSFRTNLIALNAAVEAARAGEKGAGFAVVAEEVRTLAQIANRSAREIRELVGRGQAQSGQGVAETEMLQKMIAEIDQHLRNLGNETDTIAQVLDEGSSALLRLENQVSQVGDAAGRTLGASRA; encoded by the coding sequence TTGCAGGGGCAATCAGGCGCCAGGCCGATCCTGGTCAACGCGGTCTGGTTTGGGGCGGTCATCCTGGCGGTGGCGGCCTCGCTGCTGTTCGGCCCGCTCGCCGGCGTCGCGACCGCTTTGGTCCTCTCTCTTGCCGCCGCTTTCCTCCTCCTCGCCCAATGGCGTCACGCCAGCCAGGCCGCCCGCTCCGAAGTCGCGCGGCTGCGTGAAAACGTTGACCGGGCCCACGACCGCTCGAGCGCGCTGCTCGCCGGTCTCGCCGCTCTCGACCACCCGTTCCTGCTCTCGGACGCCGACGGCACCATCCTCGCCGTTTCCGGCGGCCTCGCCGAACTCGCGCCCACGCTCGTGCCGGGTGCCAAGGCCGGCGGCTTCGCCGCTGCGTCCGGCCTCGTGACCCTTGCCGGCCGCCGTTACCAGGCTCACCGATCCGCCAATGCCGGCGGCACCGCGCTCGAACTCGTTCCCGCCGGCCATTACATCGCCGATGACGACCTCGATGCCTTCGGCCAGGCCCTCATCGGCGGCCAGACCGGCTTCCGCTTCGAAGCCGGCTCCGTCAAAGCCTCGCCCGCACTCGCCGTCCTCAACGAGGGCCTCGAAGCCATCGATCGCGGCGTCGCCGGTATCGGTCGCTTGCTTCAGGGCGAGGATATCGGCCCGCAGCGCGGCAATGGCGGCATCGATGCCCTGGCCAATGGCGTGCGCGATGCACTCCTCATGCTCGACGGCGCCCGCGAGGAGGAGGCTCAGGGCCGTGAGATCGCCGAGCGCAAGCTCCACAAGGTCGGCGAGTTGGTCGAAGCCTATCACCAGCAGGCCCAGCGCCTCGCCGTCACCGCGGCCGAGGCCAGGGCCGATGCCGGCAAGGCCAATGCCAGCGTCGCCGCCGGGCGCGACGCCGCAAGCCGGGCCCGTGATACCGGCAAGGAAGTGCGCAGCCTCGCCGGCAATGCGGACCAGGCGGCCAGGCGCACCTTCGCCGCCATCGGCGGCGTCGATGCGGTCACCACCCAGATCGCCCGCATGGTCAATTCCATCGAGGACGTGAGCTTCCGCACCAACCTCATCGCCCTCAATGCCGCCGTCGAAGCGGCGCGGGCCGGTGAGAAGGGCGCGGGTTTCGCCGTCGTCGCCGAAGAGGTGCGCACCCTCGCCCAGATCGCCAACCGCTCGGCCCGCGAAATCCGCGAACTCGTCGGTCGCGGCCAGGCGCAGTCGGGGCAGGGCGTGGCCGAAACCGAGATGCTGCAAAAAATGATCGCGGAGATCGATCAGCATTTACGCAATCTTGGCAATGAGACCGACACTATCGCCCAGGTACTGGATGAAGGAAGCAGCGCGCTGCTGCGGCTCGAAAACCAGGTTTCCCAGGTCGGGGATGCGGCAGGCAGGACGCTTGGCGCCAGCCGCGCCTGA
- a CDS encoding CheR family methyltransferase — MEQGEYPLSDREFSRIKARVYQVAGISLSDAKRTLVVSRLSKILRGMGLASFDDYVDFLEHAGTAQDSQDFVNALTTNLTRFYREDHHFAHLSDYVRDLVARRPRVGPDGRPRLRIWSAGCSTGQEPYTVAVSLLDQFPELKRWDFRILATDIDTNVIAKAATGVYPETELSGLSAQRAALFERNGDGMIRVPTAARSLVAFKPLNLITDWPMRGPFDAIFCRNVAIYFDKPTQGRLFSRLGKMLAPEGFLYIGHSENLGSGAEGFRLVGKTIYQLKQGQKREAA; from the coding sequence ATGGAACAGGGCGAATACCCGCTTTCGGATCGCGAGTTTTCGCGCATCAAGGCTCGCGTCTATCAGGTCGCGGGCATTTCACTGTCGGACGCCAAGCGGACGCTTGTCGTCTCGCGGCTCTCCAAGATCCTGCGCGGCATGGGTCTGGCCAGCTTCGACGATTATGTCGATTTCCTCGAGCATGCCGGCACGGCACAGGACAGCCAGGATTTCGTCAACGCGCTGACCACCAACCTCACGCGGTTCTACCGCGAGGATCACCATTTCGCGCACCTTTCCGATTACGTCCGCGACCTCGTCGCGCGCCGCCCGCGCGTGGGTCCGGACGGCCGCCCGCGCCTGCGCATCTGGTCGGCGGGCTGCTCGACGGGCCAGGAGCCCTATACGGTCGCCGTATCGCTGCTCGACCAGTTCCCCGAGCTCAAGCGCTGGGATTTCCGTATCCTCGCCACCGATATCGACACCAATGTCATTGCCAAGGCCGCGACCGGGGTCTACCCGGAGACAGAGCTTTCCGGCCTCTCCGCCCAGCGCGCCGCGCTCTTCGAGCGGAATGGCGACGGCATGATCCGCGTGCCGACCGCCGCGCGTTCGCTCGTGGCGTTCAAGCCGCTCAACCTCATCACCGACTGGCCGATGCGCGGCCCGTTCGACGCCATTTTCTGCCGGAACGTGGCCATCTATTTCGACAAGCCCACCCAGGGGCGGCTGTTCTCGCGCCTGGGCAAGATGCTGGCGCCGGAAGGCTTCCTCTATATCGGCCATTCCGAGAATCTCGGCTCGGGCGCCGAGGGCTTCCGCCTTGTCGGCAAGACCATCTACCAACTCAAGCAAGGCCAGAAGCGAGAAGCGGCATGA
- a CDS encoding STAS domain-containing protein, translating to MATINGKSVALPAIVDLDALDSVRDLLADAVEQGATTVSCAGVERISTNALFLLMSAAETARRQSTEFAVVEPSATMLAAVDRLGLGEQFAGLVKG from the coding sequence ATGGCCACAATCAATGGCAAGTCCGTCGCATTGCCGGCGATCGTCGATCTCGACGCGCTGGACAGCGTGCGTGACCTTCTGGCCGACGCCGTAGAGCAGGGCGCCACGACCGTGTCCTGCGCCGGGGTCGAGCGGATTTCCACCAATGCATTGTTCCTGCTCATGAGCGCGGCCGAGACCGCGCGCCGGCAGAGCACAGAATTCGCCGTCGTCGAACCGAGCGCCACCATGCTGGCGGCCGTCGACAGGCTGGGCCTGGGCGAGCAGTTCGCCGGCCTCGTGAAAGGATGA
- a CDS encoding response regulator — MSVLVVDDQQSMRGICKYILTQLGFKDIHEAKSGRDALGKLEKTNVDLIISDWNMDDIDGLTLLKVIRKHPKTQAMPFIMATGRSDKEQVKEAISAGVNNYIIKPFDAGTMKKRIEAVIGVLS, encoded by the coding sequence GTGAGCGTTCTGGTCGTGGATGACCAGCAGTCCATGCGGGGCATCTGCAAGTACATCCTGACCCAGCTCGGTTTCAAAGACATCCACGAGGCCAAAAGCGGCCGCGATGCATTGGGCAAGCTCGAAAAGACCAATGTCGATCTGATCATTTCCGACTGGAACATGGACGATATCGACGGGCTGACGCTGCTCAAGGTCATCCGCAAGCATCCCAAGACGCAGGCCATGCCCTTCATCATGGCAACCGGCCGCTCCGACAAGGAGCAGGTCAAGGAAGCCATCTCGGCGGGCGTCAACAACTACATCATCAAGCCGTTCGATGCCGGCACGATGAAGAAGCGGATCGAGGCCGTCATCGGCGTCCTTTCCTGA
- a CDS encoding protein-glutamate methylesterase/protein-glutamine glutaminase → MSIRVLIVDDSALIRELLSRTLAKDGDIVVVGTAQDPIEAREKVKTLNPDVLTLDIEMPNMNGLAFLEKLMRLHPLPVVMVSTLTKKGASETLLALELGAVDFAAKPGADLSGGLDAFGAVLRDKVRAAAHSDVRGRAMRVEPPKVGLRTAAAPLGAVIAIGASTGGVEAIRAVLSQMPPDCPPIVIAQHMPPGFTGRFAARLDEVTELTVVEAEDRMPLQAGHAYVAKGDHHLRVERSSGQLKCRLSQDELTSGHRPSVDVLFESVARTVGPMAVGAILTGMGRDGARGLKMMRDAGAYTVGQSQASALVYGMPRVAFEEGAVVEQAPLEAIAGKLANALVKLRSAA, encoded by the coding sequence ATGAGCATCCGGGTTCTGATCGTCGACGATTCCGCCCTCATCCGCGAATTGCTGTCGCGTACCCTCGCCAAGGATGGCGACATCGTCGTCGTCGGCACCGCGCAGGACCCGATCGAGGCGCGCGAGAAGGTCAAGACGCTCAATCCGGACGTGCTGACGCTCGACATCGAAATGCCCAACATGAACGGGCTGGCCTTCCTCGAAAAGCTGATGCGTCTCCATCCGCTGCCGGTGGTCATGGTCTCGACCCTGACCAAGAAGGGCGCCAGCGAGACGCTGCTGGCGCTCGAACTGGGCGCCGTCGATTTCGCCGCCAAGCCGGGCGCCGACCTCTCGGGCGGGCTCGATGCCTTCGGCGCCGTACTCCGCGACAAGGTTCGTGCCGCTGCCCATAGCGACGTCCGTGGCCGCGCCATGCGCGTCGAGCCGCCCAAGGTCGGCCTGCGCACTGCTGCCGCCCCGCTCGGTGCCGTCATTGCCATCGGCGCTTCCACCGGTGGTGTCGAGGCCATTCGCGCGGTCCTGAGCCAGATGCCGCCTGATTGCCCGCCCATCGTCATTGCCCAGCACATGCCGCCGGGCTTTACCGGCCGTTTCGCCGCCCGGCTCGATGAGGTCACCGAGCTCACCGTGGTCGAGGCCGAAGACCGCATGCCGCTCCAGGCAGGCCACGCCTATGTCGCCAAGGGCGACCATCACCTGCGCGTCGAGCGGTCCTCTGGCCAGCTCAAGTGCCGCCTGTCGCAGGACGAGTTGACCTCCGGCCATCGCCCGAGCGTCGACGTGCTCTTCGAATCCGTCGCCCGCACCGTCGGTCCCATGGCCGTCGGGGCCATCCTCACCGGCATGGGGCGCGATGGCGCGCGCGGCCTCAAGATGATGCGCGATGCCGGCGCCTATACCGTCGGGCAGAGCCAGGCTTCGGCCCTCGTCTACGGCATGCCGCGCGTGGCGTTCGAGGAAGGCGCGGTGGTCGAACAGGCCCCGCTCGAGGCAATCGCCGGCAAACTGGCCAATGCGCTGGTGAAACTTCGCAGTGCTGCATAA
- a CDS encoding NAD(P)H-dependent oxidoreductase yields MSSNVSLTGLARDLKARADSGKPIRVGVIGSGEMGTDLVTQGMLMEGIQIAAISTRRPHTALDAARIAYGEDGHAREANTASKVTETIEAGKIAVTSNDLLVTNPLLDVVIDATGKPGVAADFCLSAMEHGKHLVMMNVEADVTIGPYLKKEADRLGVVYSVGAGDEPSSCMELIEFASALGYRIVSAGKGKNNPLNHDAVPDDYREEAIRRNMNPRMLVEFVDGSKTMVEMCAIANATGLVPDVPGMHGPNVDRDNLAKVLIPEADGGVLKKKGVVDYTIGKGVAPGVFVVVEAEHPRIIERMDDLHIGKGPYYAFFRPYHLTSLEVPLTCARIMLYGKPDMVPLAQPMAEVCAVAKRDLAVGETFDAIGETCYRSYTMTIGDARAAHAVPVGLLEGGKVLQPVRKGELLTTRNATPDTGTNLYRLRQRQDQMFGIET; encoded by the coding sequence ATGTCCTCAAACGTATCCCTGACGGGCCTTGCACGCGATCTCAAGGCACGGGCCGATAGCGGCAAGCCGATCCGCGTGGGCGTGATCGGCTCGGGGGAAATGGGCACGGACCTGGTGACGCAGGGCATGCTGATGGAAGGCATCCAGATCGCCGCCATCTCGACGCGCCGCCCGCATACCGCGCTCGACGCCGCCCGTATCGCCTATGGCGAGGACGGGCATGCGCGCGAGGCGAATACCGCCTCCAAGGTCACCGAGACCATCGAGGCCGGCAAGATCGCCGTGACCTCCAACGACCTCCTCGTCACCAACCCGCTGCTGGACGTCGTGATCGACGCCACCGGCAAGCCGGGCGTCGCCGCCGATTTCTGCCTCTCGGCCATGGAGCACGGCAAGCACCTGGTGATGATGAATGTCGAGGCCGACGTCACCATCGGCCCCTATCTCAAGAAGGAAGCCGACCGGCTCGGCGTCGTCTATTCGGTAGGCGCGGGCGACGAGCCGTCGTCCTGCATGGAACTGATCGAATTCGCCTCCGCCCTCGGCTACCGCATCGTGTCGGCCGGCAAAGGCAAGAACAATCCGCTCAACCATGACGCGGTGCCCGACGATTACCGCGAAGAGGCCATCCGCCGGAACATGAACCCGCGCATGCTGGTGGAGTTCGTGGATGGCTCGAAAACCATGGTCGAGATGTGCGCCATCGCCAATGCCACGGGCCTGGTGCCCGACGTGCCGGGCATGCACGGGCCCAATGTCGACCGCGATAACCTTGCCAAGGTGCTGATACCCGAAGCCGATGGCGGCGTGCTCAAGAAGAAGGGCGTCGTCGACTATACGATCGGCAAGGGCGTGGCGCCGGGCGTGTTCGTGGTGGTGGAAGCCGAGCATCCGCGCATCATCGAGCGCATGGACGACCTCCATATCGGCAAGGGGCCGTATTACGCCTTCTTCCGCCCCTATCACCTGACGAGCCTGGAAGTGCCACTGACCTGCGCGCGCATCATGCTCTACGGCAAGCCGGACATGGTGCCCCTGGCCCAGCCGATGGCCGAAGTCTGCGCCGTCGCCAAACGTGATCTCGCCGTAGGCGAGACGTTCGATGCCATCGGGGAAACCTGCTACCGCTCTTATACGATGACGATCGGGGATGCCCGTGCGGCCCATGCCGTGCCGGTGGGCCTCCTCGAAGGCGGCAAGGTGCTGCAGCCGGTCAGGAAGGGCGAGCTGCTGACCACCCGCAACGCCACGCCCGATACCGGCACCAACCTCTACCGGCTGCGCCAGCGGCAGGACCAGATGTTCGGTATCGAGACCTAA
- a CDS encoding chemotaxis protein CheW has product MEAFDLRDDLTGNSASGAANTIQFIAFSIGEQTYGVEITTVREIRAWNGATPLPNTRPYVRGVINMRGTIVPIFDLRARFGDGQTTATKNHVVVVMSVGEKWVGILVDAVSDILTVSREEIHPVPEGNSVDTELLNGIVTHDSRMVGLIDLHQVVSGARLDG; this is encoded by the coding sequence ATGGAAGCATTTGATCTCAGAGACGACCTGACCGGCAATTCCGCCTCAGGCGCGGCCAACACCATCCAGTTCATCGCCTTTTCCATCGGCGAGCAGACCTACGGCGTGGAAATCACCACCGTGCGCGAGATCCGCGCCTGGAACGGGGCGACGCCGCTTCCCAATACCCGCCCCTATGTGCGCGGCGTCATCAACATGCGCGGCACGATCGTGCCGATCTTCGACCTGCGCGCGCGCTTCGGCGACGGCCAGACCACGGCCACTAAGAACCACGTCGTCGTGGTCATGTCGGTGGGCGAAAAGTGGGTCGGCATCCTCGTCGACGCCGTGAGCGACATCCTCACCGTCTCGCGCGAGGAAATCCATCCGGTGCCGGAAGGCAATTCGGTGGATACAGAGCTTCTCAACGGCATCGTCACCCATGACAGCCGCATGGTCGGCCTCATCGACCTGCACCAGGTCGTCTCGGGCGCCCGTCTCGACGGCTGA
- a CDS encoding enoyl-CoA hydratase/isomerase family protein gives MTGLIETTTEGRLGIITLNRPEAINALSGPMIASIVETLEAWRGDDAVRAVLFEGNGNRGFCAGGDVRAAREYMLSGRQAEAEAYFGAEYAMNALIAGYEKPVVALTHGAVMGGGIGIAGHAKFRFTSMQSRFAMPEAAIGFVVDTGVNAILARALPHRALAFLMVGIPVGPADAFALGLTDCVVQPEAMAGIKTELVVASEAADIETTIVTLMQSEGVEPGEPEFCEAADALELVFEEATAGQVVHAALGSGTEERLGTTLLTRSPTSLEAILQSHRAARSMRGIDDVLALDFALARYLVAEPDFCEGVRAVLVDKDQKPQWSPADFGGVRVEAIREVVAAARLPEAAI, from the coding sequence TTGACTGGCTTGATCGAAACCACCACCGAGGGACGGCTCGGCATCATCACCCTCAACCGCCCGGAAGCCATCAATGCGCTTTCGGGGCCGATGATCGCCAGCATCGTCGAAACGCTCGAAGCCTGGCGGGGAGACGATGCCGTGCGCGCCGTGCTGTTCGAAGGCAACGGCAATCGTGGCTTCTGCGCGGGCGGGGACGTCCGTGCCGCGCGCGAGTACATGCTTTCGGGTCGCCAGGCCGAGGCCGAAGCCTATTTCGGCGCCGAATACGCCATGAACGCGCTGATCGCCGGCTACGAGAAGCCCGTCGTCGCGCTGACCCATGGCGCGGTCATGGGTGGGGGCATCGGCATTGCCGGGCATGCCAAGTTCCGCTTCACCAGCATGCAGTCGCGCTTCGCCATGCCCGAGGCCGCCATCGGCTTCGTGGTGGATACCGGCGTCAACGCCATCCTTGCCCGTGCGCTTCCGCATCGCGCGCTCGCCTTCCTCATGGTCGGCATCCCGGTCGGCCCCGCCGATGCCTTCGCCCTCGGCCTCACCGATTGCGTCGTGCAGCCCGAGGCGATGGCGGGGATCAAGACCGAGCTTGTCGTCGCCAGCGAGGCGGCCGATATCGAGACGACCATCGTCACCCTCATGCAGTCCGAAGGCGTCGAGCCGGGGGAGCCCGAATTCTGCGAGGCGGCCGATGCGCTCGAACTCGTCTTCGAGGAAGCCACCGCCGGGCAGGTGGTCCATGCCGCGCTCGGCAGCGGCACCGAGGAGCGGCTGGGCACGACCCTCCTCACCCGCTCGCCCACGAGCCTGGAAGCCATTCTCCAGAGCCATCGCGCCGCCCGCTCCATGCGGGGGATCGACGACGTGCTGGCGCTCGATTTCGCACTGGCGCGCTATCTCGTGGCGGAGCCCGATTTCTGCGAGGGCGTGCGCGCCGTGCTCGTCGACAAGGACCAGAAGCCGCAATGGTCGCCGGCCGATTTCGGCGGCGTGCGCGTGGAGGCGATCCGCGAGGTGGTGGCGGCGGCCCGCCTGCCCGAAGCGGCGATCTGA
- a CDS encoding chemotaxis protein CheA → MSDLDDFKATYFDECSELLNDLEEQFSAIEDGERGADRLNAVFRAIHSIKGGAGAFGFSGLVGFAHAFETLLDYVRDGRVELTDEVVALCIRANDIVADFVAAAREGTPLDPEHGAEEKARFDALCRGEDDDMSGEPMEEFDIDFVPVMVNLEGEEPAPALVSDAFESIPFEPADGHWEIRFAPHRALYARANDPLLLFRELAALGDIAIKAVPSDIPPLSDFEPFGVYCSWEITLSAKGLSEAAIREVFEFVEGDCDISIVELANPVMRDETGEPVVAARISDLDEDDFDADFASAEATSGEDAQVLSFAELAETIKPAAAARAAVAAQPEKVIQPLAEAAQGGEEGGHRPAGVQSIRVDLDKVDRVVNMVGELVITQSMLTQQLDDNLRARYQELVRGLEVLAQTTRGLQDAVMAIRAQPVKSVFSRMPRLVRELAGKTSKKIRLEMIGENTEIDKTIIEQLSDPLTHMIRNSADHGVETPEKRLAAGKSEHGTITLSAEQAGGNILIIVEDDGAGINRDRVLDVARERGVVAPEQQLTEEQIDQLIFAPGFSTASAVSDISGRGVGMDVVLSNIKKIGGSVHVRSRTGLGTRMTLRLPLTLAVLDVMLVKVANNPYVIPLSSIVETMQCSRADFGRVPSGARVLQVRGEYVQVVDLAMRFEMQTEADEKNRFVVLCEAEGSVKVALIVDEIIGQQQVVIKSLEENFERIEGIAGGTILGDGNVALIVDVQGLKTSALHKNAA, encoded by the coding sequence ATGAGCGACCTCGACGACTTCAAGGCTACCTATTTCGACGAATGTTCCGAGCTTCTCAATGACCTGGAGGAGCAGTTCTCGGCCATCGAGGACGGGGAACGCGGCGCCGACCGGCTCAATGCCGTGTTCCGTGCCATTCACTCGATCAAGGGTGGCGCCGGCGCCTTCGGCTTTTCGGGCCTGGTGGGCTTTGCCCATGCCTTCGAAACCCTCCTCGACTACGTACGCGACGGGCGCGTGGAGCTGACCGACGAGGTCGTGGCGCTCTGCATCCGCGCCAACGATATCGTCGCCGATTTCGTCGCCGCCGCGCGTGAAGGCACCCCGCTCGATCCCGAGCACGGCGCCGAGGAAAAGGCGCGGTTCGACGCGCTCTGCCGCGGCGAGGACGACGACATGTCCGGCGAGCCGATGGAAGAGTTCGACATCGATTTCGTCCCGGTCATGGTCAACCTCGAAGGCGAGGAGCCTGCGCCCGCGCTGGTCTCGGATGCCTTCGAGAGCATTCCGTTCGAGCCGGCCGACGGCCATTGGGAAATCCGTTTCGCACCGCATCGCGCGCTCTATGCCCGCGCCAATGATCCGCTGCTGCTCTTCCGCGAGCTCGCTGCGCTCGGCGACATCGCGATCAAGGCCGTGCCGTCCGACATTCCGCCGCTCTCCGATTTCGAGCCGTTCGGGGTTTATTGCAGCTGGGAGATCACCCTCTCGGCCAAGGGCCTCAGTGAAGCCGCGATCCGCGAGGTCTTTGAATTCGTCGAGGGCGATTGCGACATCTCGATCGTCGAGCTGGCCAACCCGGTGATGCGCGACGAGACCGGCGAGCCGGTCGTCGCCGCGCGGATCAGTGATCTGGACGAGGACGATTTCGACGCCGATTTCGCCAGTGCCGAGGCGACCTCGGGCGAAGACGCGCAGGTGCTGTCCTTCGCCGAACTGGCCGAGACCATCAAGCCGGCGGCCGCCGCGCGTGCCGCCGTTGCCGCGCAGCCTGAAAAGGTCATCCAGCCGCTGGCCGAAGCCGCCCAGGGCGGCGAGGAAGGCGGGCATCGCCCGGCCGGCGTGCAGTCGATCCGCGTCGATCTCGACAAGGTCGATCGCGTCGTCAACATGGTGGGCGAACTGGTCATCACCCAGTCCATGCTCACCCAGCAGCTCGATGACAATCTGCGCGCCCGCTACCAGGAATTGGTGCGCGGCCTCGAAGTGCTGGCCCAGACCACGCGCGGCCTCCAGGACGCCGTCATGGCCATCCGCGCCCAGCCGGTCAAATCGGTCTTCTCGCGCATGCCGCGCCTCGTGCGCGAACTGGCCGGCAAGACCAGCAAGAAGATCCGTCTCGAGATGATCGGCGAGAACACCGAAATCGACAAGACGATCATCGAGCAGCTTTCCGATCCTTTGACCCACATGATCCGCAACTCCGCGGACCATGGCGTCGAGACACCGGAAAAGCGCCTCGCCGCCGGCAAGTCCGAGCATGGCACGATCACGCTGTCGGCCGAGCAGGCGGGCGGCAACATCCTCATCATCGTCGAGGACGATGGCGCCGGCATCAACCGCGATCGAGTGCTCGACGTGGCGCGCGAGCGCGGCGTGGTGGCGCCCGAGCAGCAGCTTACCGAAGAGCAGATCGACCAGTTGATCTTCGCGCCCGGCTTCTCGACGGCCTCCGCCGTGTCCGACATTTCGGGCCGCGGCGTGGGCATGGACGTCGTGCTCTCCAACATCAAGAAGATCGGCGGTTCGGTCCATGTGCGTTCGCGCACGGGGCTGGGCACCCGCATGACGCTGCGCCTGCCGCTCACGCTGGCGGTGCTCGACGTCATGCTGGTCAAGGTCGCCAACAACCCCTACGTCATCCCGCTCTCCTCGATCGTGGAGACTATGCAATGCAGCCGCGCCGATTTCGGCCGGGTGCCGAGCGGGGCGCGCGTGCTGCAGGTGCGCGGGGAATACGTGCAGGTCGTGGACCTGGCGATGCGCTTTGAAATGCAGACCGAGGCCGACGAGAAGAACCGGTTCGTGGTGCTGTGCGAAGCGGAGGGCTCGGTCAAGGTCGCCCTGATCGTGGACGAAATCATCGGCCAGCAGCAGGTCGTCATTAAAAGCCTCGAAGAGAACTTCGAGCGTATCGAGGGGATCGCCGGCGGCACCATCCTGGGAGACGGCAATGTCGCTCTCATCGTGGATGTGCAGGGCCTCAAGACCTCCGCCCTCCACAAGAACGCAGCTTAA
- a CDS encoding response regulator, with the protein MRVLTVDDSRTILAMLRHTLVNAGFEVLQAEDGKQGLDVLKTEDVDVVITDINMPVMDGIEFIKHVRASGHHQSLPILILTTETSQEKRDQGKQAGGTGWIVKPFDPDKLISVIQKVVH; encoded by the coding sequence ATGCGCGTTTTGACCGTCGACGACAGCCGCACGATCCTGGCCATGCTCCGGCACACGCTGGTCAATGCCGGTTTCGAGGTGCTGCAGGCCGAGGATGGCAAGCAGGGCCTGGATGTCCTCAAGACCGAAGACGTCGATGTCGTGATCACCGATATCAACATGCCCGTCATGGACGGCATCGAATTCATCAAGCACGTGCGCGCCTCGGGCCATCATCAGAGCCTGCCGATCCTGATCCTCACCACCGAGACCAGCCAGGAAAAGCGCGACCAGGGCAAGCAGGCCGGTGGCACCGGCTGGATCGTCAAGCCCTTCGACCCAGACAAGCTGATCAGCGTTATCCAGAAGGTCGTGCACTGA